The DNA sequence GCATGAACTTGAGCCCTTGGTCAAAGAGAAGCTACGGCGCGGCAGTGTCAATATTCACGTATTTGTTGAGTATAAGAATCCCGAGGACTTGGTCTCGGTGGATGAGAATATCGCGCAGGCGTACAAAGCGGTTTTAGATAACCTGGGATTGCCGCTTAACTCTATTCCGCAACTCCCGGGGGTGATTGGAGGCAAGGCCCGCCGTGAACTTAATCCGGAACTTCTATCAGCGATTAAAGAGGCTCTTGGTGGGGCCCTGGTCGCGCTGGTGGCGATGCGTGAGCGTGAGGGAGAGGCTTTAGCCGGCGTTATTGAGGGGCTTTGCAAGGATATCCTGGCCGAGCGAACCGCCATTGGTGAACGCACTCAAGAAGTGATTACGAGCTATCAAGTGAGATTAAAGGACCGGCTTGCCCAATTATTGGATGGTAGCGGGGCAGACCTGGATGA is a window from the Deltaproteobacteria bacterium genome containing:
- a CDS encoding YicC family protein; its protein translation is MIKSMTGFGAHCVETEQARILVEAKSVNGRFLKLSWKGPGVLNRYEHELEPLVKEKLRRGSVNIHVFVEYKNPEDLVSVDENIAQAYKAVLDNLGLPLNSIPQLPGVIGGKARRELNPELLSAIKEALGGALVALVAMREREGEALAGVIEGLCKDILAERTAIGERTQEVITSYQVRLKDRLAQLLDGSGADLDESVVAREVAVMADRSDITEEVDRLEAHVAQIHELVEKGEEVGRTLDFLAQEMLRESNTIGSKSGDVSLARHVITLKTAIERFKEQVANIE